From a region of the Labrus mixtus chromosome 5, fLabMix1.1, whole genome shotgun sequence genome:
- the LOC132973984 gene encoding rapamycin-insensitive companion of mTOR-like, which produces MAASFRGRPIRSLRMRGRNDSGEENVPLDLTREPSENFREILQNVAKPHGVSNMRKLGHLNNFIKLLCSISHREENFGYTYEEIIICLRLALLNEAKEVRAAGLRSLRYLIRDTTVLQKVLRLQVDYLIARCIDIQQSNEGERTQALRLVRKIITVNAMLFPTSIANSLIAVGTDGLQERDRMVRAAIAIVCELALKNPEVVAKRGGLSTILKSVIDCQLSRINEALITTVLHLLNHPRTRQYVRVDVELEQILAPFTDFHYRHNADTAEGQLKEDRESRFLSSRMAIVAAFRSWSGIINLCKAGNSGIQSLIGLLCIPNMEVRKGLLEVLYEIFRLPLPIVTQDFTEGLLSVDPARFQDTWRLSDGFVAAEAKVILPHRARSRPDLMDNYLAFVLSAFITSGLLEGLVEVVTSSDDQLAVRATILLGELLHMANTILPHSHSHHLHCLPTLINMAASFDIPQQKRLRASAAVNNLKRFHEKKKKGLKPHSLYLDHIIRKSVSSHSRRESHSRAHRDIYVIKDTEEALMMNLRDSHILNHKQNLEWNWLLIATILKWPNVNLRNNKDEQMHKFVRRLLYFYKPSSKLYAGLALDHPKSRQLTVVGCQFVEFLMDSDEDGQGYLEDLVKDMVSWLSSSSGLKPERCLQSNGLLTTLSQHYFLFLGTLSAHPQGVKLLEKCGLFQCLLNLCSVKNQDAVLKLAVSTLDYSRDGLARVILSKILTAATDTCRLYGTKHLRVLLRAGVEFFSSWGMELLVTQLHDHSKAVSMEALDILDEACEDKANLHALIQLKPALSHLGDKGLLLLLRFLSIPKGFSYLNERGYVSKQLDKWQKEYNLKYVDLIEEQLNEALTTYRKPVDGDNYVRRSNQRLQRPNVYLPVHLYGQLVHDKTGCHLLEAQSVVPDLSYTVRSPMLDTWEGIKQLKAALWALGNIGSSNWGLNLLQEENVIPDILALAQHCEVLSVRGTCVYVLGVISKTRQGCEVLKQYGWDAVRHSRRTLWPVTPEEVDAQLTSELCSVPSTLSLNSESTSSRHNSESESQPNMYILDDDKCDILDSSDEPSYYLHSKPIKERSPFTILASTRFVRTRFLNSLSLPSKKLRSTSDPKTPTGSRTPTELTTGSMRRNRTVTEPSVYSPNQDVFTPMFNGRGMPKSPTVSLETSFVGTRGGSEEQLVDGRLAQGSGLVLSGLGVHVAVEHPSREREQSSRERLAGDGGSSSSGGNIGGGGGGSQFKSRSQSFNTDTTTSGISSMSSSPSRETVGNPEHPEPEPDSSDCVSLNTVVSAKTVKTLSSLTPQAQTNHMSTSKSSTVSLVPPGSSHTLPRRAQSLKSPSVTTIKSLADCSFMYTSPRDALGYATLKRLQQQRIHPSLSHSEALASPAKDVLFTDTITMKTGSLDSRLTPRRFLKALSFASLDKEELLSPINQSTLHRCSSVRSMVSSATYGCNDDYIGLALPMDINDMFHIRDSAYFQQRVSPPSEERKCFLFGDGDGDRPAIPLLKQQFSISELIVCRGDGQNHMVGSEETGLQDHTDESCLYCVGAIVLGYPTQPQINSTHPRTDYVDFPSWGGQGGHRLEVMPQSKFSGVSGCSDAAVSQGSICSTPTPADIVLGGKAISEDGPASRVLLRKEVLRLIINLSSSVGTKGHETGLLTIKEKFPYAFDDICLYSEVSHLLAHCMFRLTSRRFIQELFQDVQFMPMYEEAEAILTKLPKPVEEDVDPPAES; this is translated from the exons CTTCTATGCAGCATAAGCCACCGTGAGGAAAACTTTGGGTACACATACGAAGAAATCATCATTTG TTTGCGCCTAGCTCTACTTAATGAAGCTAAGGAAGTGCGTGCTGCAGGGTTGCGGTCGCTCCGCTACCTCATCAGAGACACCACTGTGCTGCAGAAGGTGCTCAGACTACAGGTGGACTATTTAATAGCCAG ATGCATCGACATCCAGCAGAGCAATGAGGGCGAGAGAACTCAGGCTCTCAGACTTGTACGAAAG attATCACTGTCAATGCCATGCTGTTCCCCACCTCTATTGCAAACTCTCTAATTGCTGTGGGTACTGATGGGCTCCAGGAGAGGGACCGCATGGTCCGCGCTGCCATCGCCATCGTCTGCGAGCTAG CCTTGAAGAACCCGGAGGTGGTGGCCAAAAGGGGCGGTCTTAGCACCATCCTGAAGAGTGTCATCGACTGTCAGCTGAGTCGCATCAACGAAGCTTTGATTACCACCGTCCTCCATCTACTCAACCACCCACGTACCCGCCAGTACGTGCGTGTTGATGTCGAACTggag CAAATCCTCGCACCTTTCACAGACTTTCACTACCGTCACAATGCAGACACGGCTGAAGGGCAACtcaa GGAGGACAGAGAGTCTCGTTTCTTGTCAAGTAGAATGGCCATAGTGGCAGCCTTTCGTTCCTGGTCTG GGATTATCAACCTATGCAAGGCTGGAAATTCTGGGATCCAATCTTTAATTGGCTTACTGTGTATACCAAATATGGAGGTTAGG AAAGGCTTGTTGGAGGTGTTATATGAGATATTCAGGCTCCCTCTGCCCATTGTAACTCAAGACTTCACAGAAGGTCTTCTAAGTGTTG ACCCCGCCAGGTTCCAGGACACCTGGAGACTTTCTGATGGGTTTGTTGCTGCTGAGGCCAAAGTCATCCTTCCTCATCGGGCCCGCTCTAG GCCCGATCTGATGGACAACTACCTCGCATTTGTTCTCTCTGCCTTCATCACCAGCGGGCTGTTAGAG GGTCTTGTGGAGGTTGTGACCAGTAGCGATGATCAGCTTGCGGTCAGAGCCACCATCCTCCTAGGAGAACTTCTACACATG GCAAACACCATCCTCCCTCATTCCCACAGTCACCACCTGCACTGCCTCCCCACCCTCATCAACATGGCAGCCTCTTTCGACATCCCCCAGCAGAAACGACT TCGGGCAAGTGCAGCAGTCAACAATCTGAAGCGTTTtcatgagaagaagaagaaaggtttGAAACCACACAGTCTTTATCTGGATCACATCATCCGCAAGTCTGTGTCCTCACACAGCCGCAGAGAGTCTCACTCGCGTGCCCACCGGGACATCTATGTCATTAAG gacaCAGAAGAAGCACTGATGATGAACCTGAGAGACAGTCACATTCTCAACCACAAGCAGAACCTGGAGTGGAACTGGTTGCTTATTGCCACCATCCTAAAG tGGCCAAATGTAAACCTCAGGAACAATAAAGACGAACAGATGCACAA GTTTGTGCGGAGGCTGCTGTACTTTTATAAGCCCAGTAGTAAGCTATACGCTGGGCTGGCGTTGGATCACCCAAAGTCCAGACAACTCACTGTGGTCGGCTGTCAGTTTGTGGAGTTCCTCATGGACTCGGACGAG GATGGCCAGGGCTACCTGGAGGACCTGGTGAAGGACATGGTGTCATGGCTGTCCTCATCCTCAGGGCTGAAGCCTGAGCGCTGTTTGCAGAGTAACGGCCTGCTCACCACACTCAGCCAACACTACTTCCTCTTCCTTGGGACTCTCTCTGCACACCCACAGGGAGTCAAACTGCTGGAGAAATGTGGCCTGTTTCAGTG cCTGCTAAATCTGTGCTCTGTGAAGAACCAGGATGCTGTGCTGAAACTTGCTGTTTCCACACTGGACTACAGCAGAGACGGTCTGGCCAGAGTGATCCTCTCAAAGATCCTCACTGCTGCTACTGAT ACATGCAGGTTGTACGGCACCAAACACCTCCGTGTGCTGCTTCGTGCGGGCGTGGAGTTCTTCAGCAGCTGGGGCATGGAGCTGCTGGTCACCCAGCTCCATGACCACAGCAAGGCTGTGTCCATGGAGGCCCTGGACATACTAGATGAGGCCTGCGAGGACAAG GCAAACCTCCACGCTTTGATCCAGCTGAAACCAGCTCTGTCCCATCTGGGAGACAAGGGCCTTCTGCTGCTCCTCAG GTTCCTGTCCATTCCTAAAGGTTTCTCCTACCTCAACGAGAGAGGCTACGTAAGCAAACAGCTGGATAAATGGCAGAAG GAGTACAACTTGAAGTATGTGGACCTGATAGAGGAGCAGCTCAATGAAGCACTAACAACATACCGCAAACCTGTTGATGGAGACAACTATGTCCGACGCAGCAACCAAAG gttaCAAAGACCAAATGTCTATCTGCCTGTGCACTTGTACGGTCAACTGGTCCATGATAAGACAGGCTGCCACCTGTTGGAGGCTCAG AGTGTGGTTCCTGACCTCAGCTACACAGTACGCTCCCCGATGCTGGACACCTGGGAGGGCATTAAACAGCTGAAAGCTGCTCTCTGGGCCCTG gGTAACATTGGCTCTTCAAACTGGGGTCTGaatctcctgcaggaggagaatgtCATTCCTGACATACTTGCGTTGGCCCAGCACTGTGAGGTGCTCTCAGTACGAGG GACTTGTGTTTATGTGCTGGGTGTGATCTCCAAGACCAGACAGGGCTGTGAGGTGCTGAAGCAGTACGGTTGGGATGCGGTCAGACACAGTCGCAGGACGCTATGGCCTGTCACTCCAGAAGAGGTGGACGCACAGCTGACCTCTGAACTCTGCTCAGTACCAAGCACCCTCAGTCTGAATTCTGAATCCACTAGCTCGCGTCATAACAGCGAGAGCGAGTCTCAGCCAA ACATGTACATCCTGGACGATGACAAGTGCGACATTCTGGACTCGTCAGACGAGCCCTCTTACTATCTACACTCCAAACCAATCAAAGAGCGCAGCCCCTTCACGATCCTGGCCTCCACACGCTTCGTTCGCACTCGCTTTCTCAACTCTCTGTCCCTCCCGAGCAAGAAGCTGCGATCTACCAGCGACCCTAAGACCCCAACAGGCTCTCGCACCCCGACGGAACTTACCACAGGGAGTATGAGGCGGAACAGGACGGTGACAGAGCCGTCTGTGTACAGCCCAAACCAGGACGTCTTTACCCCTATGTTTAACGGCAGAGGAATGCCCAAGAGTCCCACAGTCAGCCTGGAGACGTCCTTTGTGGGGACAAGGGGGGGATCAGAGGAGCAGCTGGTGGACGGTAGGCTAGCCCAGGGTTCGGGTCTCGTCCTCAGTGGTCTAGGAGTGCACGTCGCTGTGGAGCACCCAAGCCGGGAGAGGGAGCAAAGCAGCCGAGAGCGTCTTGCAGGAGATGGCGGCTCTTCGTCCAGTGGAGGAAACataggagggggcgggggagggtCTCAGTTTAAAAGCCGCAGTCAGAGCTTCAACACGGACACCACGACCAGCGGCATCAGCTCCATGAGCTCCAGCCCCTCCAGGGAGACGGTTGGAAACCCTGAGCATCCTGAACCTGAACCGGACTCTTCTGACTGCGTGAGCCTCAACACAGTGGTGTCAGCCAAGACTGTAAAAACGCTCTCCTCCCTCACCCCCCAGGCTCAGACCAACCACATGTCCACGTCTAAGTCCTCCACTGTCTCTCTGGTGCCGCCGGGCTCATCGCACACTCTCCCCCGCAGAGCCCAGTCTCTCAAGTCTCCTTCAGTCACCACCATCAAGAGCCTGGCAGACTGCAGCTTCATGTACACCAGCCCGCGGGACGCGCTGGGCTATGCTACACTGaagaggctgcagcagcagaggataCACCCGTCTCTGTCTCACAGTGAAGCGCTGGCATCGCCCGCCAAAGACGTGCTGTTCACTGACACCATCACCATGAAGACCGGCAGCCTGGACTCTAGATTAACACCTCGCAG GTTCCTGAAGGCGCTGAGCTTCGCCTCTCTGGATAAGGAGGAACTCCTGAGTCCGATCAACCAAAGCACTCTGCATCGCTGCTCCTCAGTGCGCTCAATGGTGTCTAGCGCCACCTATGGGTGTAACGATGACTACATCGGCCTGGCTCTGCCTATGGACATCAACGACATGTTTCATATCAGAGACTCTGCTTATTTTCAGCAGAGGGTCAGCCCGCCGTCTGAGGAGCGGAAATGCTTTCTCTTCGGTGATGGAGATg gTGATCGCCCTGCTATCCCACTCCTGAAGCAGCAGTTCAGCATCTCTGAGCTGATTGTTTGCAGAGGTGATGGCCAGAACCATATGGTGGGCTCAGAGGAGACGGGTTTGCAGGATCACACTGATGAGAGCTGCCTCTACTGTGTCGGAGCCATCGTCCTGGGATACCCCACACAGCCACAGATCAACAGCACACACCCCCGCACAG ATTATGTTGACTTCCCGTCATGGGGCGGGCAGGGTGGCCATCGCCTGGAGGTGATGCCTCAGTCGAAGTTCTCTGGTGTGTCGGGCTGCAGCGACGCTGCTGTATCACAAGGCTCAATCTGTAGCACACCCACACCTGCTGACATAGTGCTAG GTGGTAAGGCGATATCAGAGGATGGTCCTGCCTCCCGGGTCTTGCTGAGGAAGGAGGTTCTCCGTCTCATCATCAACCTCAGCTCCTCTGTAGGAACCAAAGGCCACGAAACAGGACTTCTGAC gataAAGGAGAAGTTTCCCTACGCGTTTGACGACATCTGCCTGTACTCTGAGGTTTCTCACCTCTTAGCTCACTGTATGTTTCGCCTGACCTCCCGCCGATTCATACAGGAACTCTTCCAGGACGTGCAGTTCATGCCA ATGTATGAAGAAGCTGAGGCAATCCTGACAAAGCTACCAAAACCTGTTGAAGAGGATGTTGACCCTCCTGCAGAATCCtga
- the npc1l1 gene encoding NPC1-like intracellular cholesterol transporter 1 — protein sequence MVRVAALIIFLACMALSEAEHEPGFCAFYEECGRNPSLGETLIPPIVPCLNYSSARLLTGEHYKKLREVCPILDQGEGNTFACCSIKQLKSLEMSLTLSKAVLVRCPSCAENFAHLHCINTCSPNQSQTVKVTKVMNVTTSGKTREAVVGYKAYLSTNFADASFKSCQNVRIPATGGFAIATMCGRYGAKLCNPQHWFDFQGDSSNGLAPLDIDFNLLKPGDTAGLPEGVIPYNGRALNCNETTPSGGQVCSCQDCQESCPKMPDPPLPPGPFRLMGTDGFLVICIILLCLLVFAFLLYLLAAYLTRSQKKKYKNTGKRKEKGKDQNSNDVTQQIIDPSEVTCADRNSLAAQAFLSLQFQRWGTLMATYPLWVLLVSAVVVAVFAAGLKSIELTTDPVELWSAANSRARQEKEFHDKHFQPFFRTNQLILTAPSRKGHIYESLLFGPQNFSGLVSKDLIIELLELQQQIQKIEFWSEDLNRTASLKDVCYAPLNPSDPSLTDCATNSLPQYFQNSLDNINAKINMTELGVTKEVDWRDHLIYCFNSPLSFKDITDLGMSCMADYGGPVFPFLAVGGYDNDDFTNSEAFIMTFSLNNYVRSSIKFKVAMQWETEFLKIVQDYQKDPACNFTFAYMAERSLEDEINRTTAEDIPIFMISYAVIFVYIAVALGEYTSWKRILVDSKFLVGLGGILVVGCSVLSSMGFYSWIGIPSSLVILQVVPFLVLAVGADNIFIFVLEYQRDVRRHGEKREEQIGRVLGNVAPSMLLCSLSESVCFFLGALSTMPAVKSFALYAALAVLVDFILQMTAFVALLSLDARRQDNNRCELLCCVKVSTQRPNKPNEGFLLPFMRKYYAPVLLHSVTRFIVMLVFIFMLCGSLFLMFNVTVGLDQELAMPQGSYMLDYFKYLYKYFEVGVPVYFVTKKGFNFNSVEGMNAVCSSVGCDQFSLTQKIQYAANFPHLSYMAIPANSWVDDFIDWLNPGSKCCRLYTLGPNTGKFCPASQSPFLCGKKCMATPPNGVLRPNEEQFNRFLPDFLGNRPDLQCPKGGLGAYDTAVVRDESGEIIATRFMAYHTPLTNSQEFTAALQKSRELAHNITMGMRAIPGTSPDFEVFPYTVTSVFYEQYLTIVPEGLFNISLCLLPTFVVCCLLLGLDLRSGLLNLITIIMIVVDTVGIMTLWDIDYNAVALINLVTAVGISVEFVSHMTRSFALSTKHTHVERAKEATANMGSAVFAGVAMTNLPGILVLAFAKAQLIQIFFFRLNLIITLLGLAHGLIFLPVLLSYFGPSVNKAVLLQQQQQQQAKAKAEQELEMRNTIEHIYDNMSYEDNEIKQKADAKAPKDVDNTSQIEANHQAQKEMKIDRF from the exons ATGGTCCGTGTCGCAGCTCTGATAATTTTCCTGGCCTGTATG GCTCTGTCAGAAGCCGAACATGAGCCCGGCTTTTGTGCTTTCTATGAGGAGTGTGGTCGTAACCCGTCACTTGGAGAAACTCTCATTCCTCCTATCGTCCCCTGTCTCAACTATAGCAGTGCCCGTCTACTCACAGGGGAACACTACAAGAAGCTCCGAGAG GTGTGTCCAATTCTGGACCAAGGTGAAGGCAACACATTCGCCTGCTGCTCCATCAAACAGCTAAAATCCCTGGAAATGAGTCTGACCCTGTCCAAGGCAGTGCTGGTCCGCTGTCCTTCCTGTGCTGAGAACTTTGCACACCTGCACTGCATCAACACCTGCAGCCCCAACCAGAGCCAGACAGTCAAAGTTACAAAGGTCATGAACGTCACTACCTCTGGCAAGACGAGGGAGGCAGTAGTAGGTTACAAGGCGTACCTCAGCACTAATTTTGCAGATGCTTCTTTCAagtcatgtcaaaatgtcaggaTCCCCGCCACAGGGGGTTTCGCCATTGCCACCATGTGTGGTAGATATGGCGCCAAGCTGTGCAACCCCCAGCACTGGTTTGACTTCCAGGGAGACTCTAGTAACGGCCTGGCACCACTGGACATCGACTTCAACCTATTAAAACCAGGAGACACTGCTGGACTACCAGAAGGTGTGATTCCCTACAATGGACGTGCTCTGAACTGTAACGAGACCACCCCATCAGGAGGTCAGGTCTGCTCCTGCCAGGACTGCCAAGAGTCGTGCCCAAAGATGCCGgatcctcctctgcctccaggCCCATTCAGACTGATGGGAACAGACGGCTTCCTTGTGATTTGCATAATCTTACTTTGTCTTTTGGTGTTTGCTTTCCTTCTCTACCTCTTAGCTGCTTACTTGACAAggtctcagaaaaaaaagtataaaaacacaggaaagagaaaagagaaaggcaAAGACCAGAACAGTAATGATGTGACTCAGCAGATCATTGATCCGTCAGAGGTGACGTGTGCTGACAGGAACAGCCTGGCTGCCCAAGCTTTCCTAAGCTTACAGTTCCAGCGTTGGGGAACACTCATGGCCACATATCCTCTCTGG GTGCTCCTGGTGTCAGCTGTAGTCGTGGCTGTTTTCGCCGCCGGTCTCAAGTCCATTGAGCTCACCACTGACCCCGTCGAGCTGTGGTCCGCGGCCAACAGCCGAGCTCGCCAGGAGAAAGAATTCCACGACAAACACTTTCAACCCTTCTTCAGGACGAACCAGCTGATCTTGACGGCACCCAGCAGAAAGGGCCACATTTATGAATCTTTGTTATTTGGACCACAGAACTTCAGTGGGCTTGTTTCCAAAGACCTCATCATTGAGCTGCTGGAGCTCCAGCAACAAATTCAG AAAATTGAGTTCTGGTCAGAGGATCTGAATCGCACAGCAAGTCTGAAAGATGTGTGTTATGCACCACTAAACCCATCCGACCCCTCCCTGACGGACTGTGCAACCAACAGCTTGCCACAGTACTTCCAGAACAGCTTGGACAACATTAACGCTAAGATTAACATGACAGAGCTTGGTGTGACAAAAGAAGTGGACTGGCGGGACCATTTAATCTATTGTTTCAA CTCTCCCCTGTCGTTTAAGGACATCACTGATCTAGGCATGAGCTGCATGGCTGATTATGGAGGGCCTGTCTTTCCTTTTCTGGCTGTGGGAGGCTATGATA ACGACGACTTCACCAATTCAGAGGCTTTTATCATGACCTTCTCCCTCAACAACTATGTTCGAAGCAGCATCAAGTTCAAAGTGGCCATGCAGTGGGAGACAGAGTTTCTTAAAATTGTCCAGGACTACCAGAAAGACCCTGCCTGCAACTTTACCTTTGCGTACATGGCAGAG AGGTCTCTAGAAGACGAGATTAACCGAACAACCGCAGAGGATATCCCCATCTTCATGATCAGCTATGCTGTaatctttgtttacattgctGTGGCACTGGGGGAGTACACTTCATGGAAAAGAATACTG GTGGACTCCAAGTTCCTGGTGGGTCTGGGTGGGATCTTGGTTGTCGGCTGTTCTGTCCTGTCCTCAATGGGTTTCTACTCCTGGATCGGTATCCCCTCTTCGCTGGTTATCCTGCAGGTCGTGCCTTTCCTGGTGCTCGCTGTCGGAGCTGACAACATCTTCATCTTTGTTCTGGAGTATCAG AGAGATGTCCGGAGacatggagagaaaagagaggagcagattGGTCGGGTCCTTGGAAATGtagctcccagcatgctcttGTGCAGTCTCTCTGAGTCTGTTTGCTTCTTTCTAG GGGCCCTGTCCACCATGCCAGCAGTGAAGTCCTTTGCTCTGTATGCTGCTTTGGCTGTGCTCGTGGACTTCATCCTCCAGATGACAGCATTTGTGGCGCTGCTGTCCCTGGATGCCCGACGTCAAGACAACAACCGCTGTGAACTGTTGTGCTGTGTCAAAGTGTCAACCCAGCGTCCAAACAAGCCAAATGAGGGCTTCCTGCTGCCCTTCATGAGGAAATACTACGCCCCAGTCCTACTGCACAGTGTCACCAGATTCATAGTG ATGCTGGTTTTCATCTTTATGCTCTGCGGATCATTATTCCTCATGTTTAATGTGACTGTTGGCCTGGATCAGGAGCTGGCCATGCCCCAG GGCTCTTATATGCTGGACTATTTCAAGTATCTTTACAAATACTTTGAAGTTGGAGTCCCTGTATATTTTGTCACAAAAAAAGGCTTCAACTTCAACTCTGTGGAGGGTATGAATGCAGTTTGCTCCAGCGTGGGCTGTGATCAGTTCTCCCTAACCCAAAAGATCCAGTACGCTGCCAACTTCCCCCATtt ATCCTACATGGCTATTCCTGCTAACTCCTGGGTGGATGATTTCATCGACTGGTTGAACCCTGGATCCAAATGTTGTCGTCTTTACACCTTGGGTCCAAACACTGGAAAGTTCTGTCCTGCAAGCCAAT CTCCTTTCCTGTGTGGGAAAAAGTGTATGGCTACTCCTCCAAACGGTGTCCTCAGACCCAATGAGGAACAATTCAACCGCTTCCTACCGGACTTCCTGGGTAACAGGCCAGACCTGCAGTGCCCTAAAGG AGGTCTTGGAGCGTATGACACAGCTGTGGTGAGAGATGAGAGTGGAGAAATTATAG CTACTCGCTTCATGGCTTACCACACACCTTTAACCAACTCTCAAGAGTTCACCGCTGCGCTGCAGAAGTCCAGAGAGCTTGCCCACAACATCACGATGGGCATGAGGGCAATACCAGGAACCTCACCTGACTTTGAAGTATTTCCTTACAC GGTGACCAGTGTATTTTACGAGCAGTACCTTACTATCGTGCCTGAAGGACTCTTTAACATCTCCTTGTGTCTGCTGCCGACCTTTGTGGTGTGCTGTCTGCTGCTGGGTTTGGACCTGCGCTCGGGTTTGCTTAACTTGATCACCATCATCATGATCGTTGTGGATACTGTTGGTATCATGACACTGTGGGACATCGATTATAACGCAGTGGCCCTCATCAATCTGGTCACG GCAGTGGGCATCTCTGTGGAGTTTGTGTCTCATATGACGAGATCGTTTGCACTcagcactaaacacacacacgtagagagAGCAAAGGAGGCGACAGCCAACATGGGCAGTGCA GTGTTTGCTGGTGTTGCAATGACCAACCTGCCAGGCATCCTGGTGCTGGCGTTTGCAAAAGCACAACTCATACAAATCTTCTTCTTCCGACTAAACCTGATCATCACACTTCTGGGCTTGGCTCATGGACTCATATTCCTCCCTGTGCTGCTCAGCTACTTCG GTCCGAGTGTGAATAAAGCTgtgttgctgcagcagcagcagcagcagcaggccaaAGCAAAGGCcgagcaggagctggagatgagAAACACAATTGAACACATTTATGATAACATGAGTTATGAagacaatgaaataaaacagaaggcGGATGCAAAGGCTCCTAAAGACGTGGACAATACTTCACAGATTGAAGCAAACCATCAGGCacagaaagagatgaaaattGATCGTTTCTGA
- the nono gene encoding non-POU domain-containing octamer-binding protein, which produces MQGNRGPQQNHGPNRQADHKKPGGSNTNGQQPAEQSDPNEALTLDLQSFRKPGEKTFTQRSRLFVGNLPSGVTEEDLERMFAKYGKASEIFINKERGFGFIRLETRIIAEIARAELDDTPFKGRPIRVRFATHGAALTVKNLPDFVSNELLEEAFAGFGQIERAVVIVDDRGRPTGKGIVEYTSKPAARKALDKCGDGAYLLTAFPRPVTVEPMEQLDDEEGLSEKLINKNQQYHKEREQPPRFAQPGSFEYEYAMRWKALMEMEKQQYDMVDRNMKEAQEKLEAEMEAARHEHQVMLMRQDLLRRQEELRRMEELHNQEVQKRKQAEIRQEEERRRREEEMRMRNEELMKRQQEGFRGNFSENREQEIRMHMGNHGMPMNRNSLGGNSGPAGTPGMAAENAPLMAGPGNNNMAGGVQGGFPRGVPAPGDYGPNKQRRF; this is translated from the coding sequence ATGCAGGGAAACCGAGGCCCCCAGCAGAATCACGGCCCCAATCGCCAGGCAGACCACAAAAAACCCGGGGGATCAAACACGAATGGCCAGCAGCCTGCCGAGCAGAGCGACCCGAACGAGGCCTTAACCCTGGACCTGCAGAGCTTCAGGAAGCCGGGGGAGAAAACCTTCACACAGCGCAGCAGGCTCTTCGTAGGAAACTTACCGAGCGGAGTCACCGAGGAGGATCTGGAGAGGATGTTCGCCAAGTACGGCAAGGCCAGTGAAATCTTCATCAACAAGGAAAGGGGCTTTGGCTTCATCCGCCTGGAGACGAGGATCATAGCTGAGATCGCCAGAGCCGAGCTGGACGACACCCCCTTTAAAGGCAGGCCCATACGGGTGAGGTTTGCAACGCACGGTGCAGCTTTGACAGTGAAAAATCTGCCTGACTTTGTGTCCAACGAGTTGCTGGAGGAGGCCTTCGCTGGGTTTGGTCAGATAGAAAGAGCTGTGGTCATAGTGGATGACCGAGGGAGGCCAACAGGGAAGGGAATAGTGGAGTACACCTCAAAGCCAGCTGCGAGAAAGGCTTTGGATAAGTGTGGTGATGGTGCCTATCTTCTCACAGCCTTCCCTCGACCTGTCACAGTGGAGCCTATGGAACAGTTGGACGACGAGGAGGGTCTGTCAGAAAAGTTAATAAACAAAAACCAGCAGTACCACAAAGAGCGCGAGCAGCCCCCGAGGTTTGCCCAGCCGGGTTCTTTCGAGTACGAGTACGCCATGCGCTGGAAGGCCCTGATGGAGATGGAGAAGCAGCAGTACGACATGGTGGACCGCAACATGAAGGAGGcgcaggagaagctggaggcCGAGATGGAGGCAGCCAGGCACGAGCACCAGGTCATGCTGATGAGACAGGACCTGCTGCGGCGGCAGGAGGAGCTGCGGCGGATGGAGGAGCTCCACAATCAGGAGGTGCAGAAGAGGAAACAGGCTGAGATCCGGCAGGAGGAGGAACGccggaggagggaggaggagatgaggatgCGCAACGAGGAGTTGATGAAGAGGCAGCAGGAGGGCTTCAGGGGTAACTTCTCTGAAAACAGGGAGCAAGAAATCAGGATGCATATGGGCAACCACGGGATGCCAATGAACAGAAACTCTCTGGGTGGAAATTCTGGTCCCGCTGGAACTCCAGGCATGGCTGCTGAGAACGCCCCCTTGATGGCCGGCCcaggaaacaacaacatggcCGGAGGAGTACAGGGGGGCTTCCCCAGGGGCGTCCCTGCCCCTGGAGACTATGGACCTAACAAGCAACGCAGATTTTGA